The following are encoded in a window of Mycolicibacterium tusciae JS617 genomic DNA:
- a CDS encoding iron ABC transporter substrate-binding protein translates to MRPRWSRIAALVSTVAVVLAATSCSSSSESDELLIYNAQHESLTKEWIDAFTKETGIKVTYRQGGDTELGNQLVAEGDASPADVFLTENSPAMAAVEKAGLFADLDSATLDQVPEQYRPATGKWTGVAARSTVFVYNTSKLTPEQLPKSLLDLQLPEWKGRWGAPPPKADFQAIVAALLQLKGEAETAKWLAAMKSGATLYSDNIATLKAVNAGEVDGGVIYHYYWFRDQSKTKEMSANTALHYFKNEDPGAFVSLSGGGVLESSNKKDEAQQFIKFITGKAGQEVLEKGTSFEYPVASGVPANPALPPLDTLQAPAVDPSTLNSQQVTDLMTKAGLL, encoded by the coding sequence ATGCGCCCCCGTTGGAGCCGGATCGCGGCACTCGTGTCGACCGTTGCTGTCGTACTCGCAGCGACCTCATGCTCGAGTTCGAGCGAGAGTGACGAGCTACTGATCTACAACGCTCAGCACGAGTCTCTGACCAAAGAGTGGATCGACGCGTTCACCAAAGAGACCGGTATCAAGGTCACGTATCGCCAGGGCGGCGATACCGAGCTCGGTAACCAGCTGGTGGCCGAGGGCGATGCGTCGCCCGCTGATGTGTTCTTGACCGAGAACTCACCGGCCATGGCGGCGGTCGAAAAGGCCGGACTGTTCGCCGATCTCGACTCCGCGACCCTCGATCAGGTTCCCGAGCAATATCGCCCGGCCACCGGCAAGTGGACCGGTGTCGCTGCGCGCAGCACCGTGTTCGTCTACAACACGTCCAAGCTGACCCCCGAGCAGTTGCCGAAATCGCTGCTGGATCTTCAGTTGCCCGAATGGAAGGGTCGGTGGGGCGCACCTCCGCCGAAGGCCGACTTCCAGGCCATTGTCGCAGCGCTGCTGCAGCTCAAGGGTGAGGCCGAGACCGCGAAGTGGCTGGCGGCGATGAAATCCGGCGCGACTCTCTACAGCGACAACATCGCCACGCTGAAGGCGGTCAATGCCGGCGAGGTCGACGGCGGCGTGATCTACCACTACTACTGGTTCCGCGATCAGTCGAAAACCAAAGAGATGAGCGCCAACACGGCGCTGCACTACTTCAAGAACGAGGACCCCGGCGCATTCGTGAGCCTGTCCGGCGGCGGCGTGCTCGAATCCAGCAACAAGAAGGATGAGGCCCAGCAGTTCATCAAGTTCATCACCGGCAAGGCGGGCCAGGAGGTGCTGGAAAAGGGCACGTCGTTCGAGTATCCGGTCGCCAGCGGCGTGCCCGCCAACCCCGCGCTGCCACCGTTGGACACGCTGCAGGCACCGGCGGTGGACCCGTCGACGCTGAACTCCCAGCAGGTGACCGACCTGATGACGAAGGCGGGCTTGTTGTAG
- a CDS encoding YifB family Mg chelatase-like AAA ATPase: MALGRAFSVAVSGLDGHIVEIEADIASGLPGVYLVGLPDAALQESRERVRAAIHNCGNEWPQARLTLALSPAMLPKMGSVYDIALALAVLSASTKAGWARLEKTVLLGELALDGRVRPVKGVLPAVLAAKREGWPTVVVPADNLAEAALVDGIDVRGVRTLRQLQLWLESKAQLEESIDRPSSVPEPVADLADVIGQTQARYAVEVAAAGAHHLMMTGPPGVGKTMLAHRLPGLLPALDESEALEVTAIHSVAGLLSGSTPLITRPPFVAPHHTSTVAAMVGGGSGMARPGAVSRAHRGVLFLDECAEIGVSVMEALRTPLEDGEIRLARRDGVARYPARFQLVLAANPCPCAPADPRDCICPGQVKRRYLGKLSGPLLDRVDLVVEMHSERAGAFAQQEGESTAAVCQRVANARAAAAERWRPHGIRTNAEVSGSLLRREFRLPAAVMKPLSGALDRKQISMRGADRSLRVAWTLSDLAGRTSPVLEDVSTALSFRQDGGAR; the protein is encoded by the coding sequence ATGGCGCTGGGGCGGGCATTCTCGGTGGCGGTTTCCGGACTGGACGGACACATCGTGGAGATCGAGGCCGACATCGCGTCGGGCCTACCCGGTGTGTACCTGGTCGGACTGCCCGACGCCGCGTTGCAGGAGTCGCGGGAACGGGTGCGCGCGGCGATTCACAACTGCGGCAACGAGTGGCCGCAGGCACGGCTGACGCTGGCGCTCTCTCCCGCCATGCTGCCGAAGATGGGTTCGGTGTACGACATCGCGCTGGCGCTCGCGGTGCTTTCGGCGAGCACCAAGGCGGGGTGGGCGCGGCTGGAAAAGACTGTTCTGCTTGGCGAATTGGCGCTCGACGGCCGGGTGCGACCGGTCAAGGGGGTGCTGCCTGCCGTACTCGCCGCCAAGCGGGAAGGATGGCCCACCGTCGTCGTGCCCGCCGACAACCTGGCTGAGGCTGCCCTGGTGGACGGGATCGACGTAAGGGGTGTGCGGACGCTGCGCCAACTGCAGTTGTGGCTCGAGAGTAAAGCGCAACTCGAGGAGAGCATCGACAGGCCGTCTTCGGTGCCGGAGCCTGTCGCCGACCTGGCCGACGTGATCGGCCAGACCCAGGCTCGATACGCGGTGGAGGTCGCTGCCGCGGGTGCACATCACTTGATGATGACCGGCCCGCCGGGCGTCGGGAAAACGATGCTGGCGCACCGGCTTCCGGGCTTACTGCCGGCGCTGGACGAAAGTGAGGCACTCGAGGTGACGGCGATCCATTCGGTCGCGGGCCTGCTTTCGGGCAGTACCCCTCTGATTACCAGGCCGCCGTTCGTGGCGCCGCATCACACGTCAACCGTGGCGGCGATGGTCGGTGGCGGCAGCGGAATGGCCCGGCCTGGTGCGGTCAGCCGGGCGCACCGCGGCGTGTTATTCCTCGACGAGTGCGCCGAGATTGGCGTCAGTGTCATGGAGGCGTTGCGAACTCCGCTGGAGGACGGTGAGATTCGGCTGGCCCGCCGCGACGGCGTGGCGCGCTACCCGGCCCGCTTCCAATTGGTGCTGGCCGCCAACCCGTGTCCGTGTGCACCGGCGGATCCGCGGGACTGCATCTGTCCGGGGCAGGTCAAGCGGCGCTACCTCGGCAAGCTGTCCGGGCCACTGCTCGACCGGGTGGACCTGGTTGTCGAGATGCACTCGGAGCGCGCTGGCGCGTTCGCCCAGCAAGAGGGTGAGTCCACGGCCGCCGTCTGCCAGCGCGTCGCAAATGCGCGCGCGGCCGCGGCAGAGCGATGGCGTCCGCACGGTATCCGCACCAATGCTGAGGTCAGTGGATCCCTGTTGCGCAGGGAGTTCCGGCTTCCTGCGGCGGTGATGAAACCGCTGAGTGGTGCCCTCGACCGCAAGCAGATCAGCATGCGCGGTGCGGACCGCAGCCTAAGGGTGGCCTGGACACTGAGCGACCTTGCTGGACGGACCTCGCCGGTGTTGGAGGACGTCAGCACCGCATTGAGCTTTCGACAAGACGGGGGAGCGCGATGA
- a CDS encoding DUF1206 domain-containing protein produces MANNTLHGAADRATDSDAFEYTARAGFVTSGVLHLLVAYIIIRIAFGSGGNADQSGALAALASQTGGAVILWVAAVGLVALGLWRVAEAIVGSKPGEGSGPNQDDTPAWKRAKSLGLAIVNFAIALSAARFAMGSGQQSSQQNSGMSAQLMQSGWGKALLIAVALGLIGVGGYHVYKGASKKFLKDLRVSGGTGINAVGVGGYAAKGLVLAGAGVLVIVATLQADPSKASGIDAAVKALGNAPFGKFLLIVAALGIAAFGAYSFVRARFGRM; encoded by the coding sequence ATGGCCAACAACACCCTGCACGGCGCGGCGGATCGTGCCACCGACAGCGACGCGTTCGAGTACACCGCGCGCGCGGGCTTCGTCACCAGTGGCGTGCTGCATCTTCTCGTTGCGTACATCATCATCCGCATCGCCTTTGGGTCCGGCGGCAATGCCGATCAGTCCGGTGCCCTGGCGGCGTTGGCCAGCCAGACCGGCGGTGCTGTGATCCTCTGGGTCGCCGCGGTCGGCCTCGTCGCGCTCGGTTTATGGCGGGTGGCTGAAGCCATCGTCGGCTCGAAGCCCGGCGAGGGCTCCGGGCCCAACCAGGACGACACCCCGGCCTGGAAACGCGCTAAATCCCTCGGGTTGGCGATCGTGAACTTCGCCATCGCACTGTCGGCGGCGCGCTTCGCGATGGGAAGCGGTCAGCAGAGCAGTCAGCAGAACAGCGGGATGAGTGCACAGTTGATGCAATCCGGCTGGGGCAAGGCACTTCTCATCGCGGTCGCGCTCGGCCTCATCGGCGTGGGTGGCTATCACGTCTACAAGGGCGCATCGAAGAAGTTCTTGAAAGATCTGCGGGTGTCGGGCGGCACCGGCATCAACGCCGTCGGCGTGGGCGGCTACGCAGCCAAGGGTCTGGTGCTGGCTGGGGCGGGTGTGCTCGTCATTGTGGCGACGCTGCAGGCGGATCCGTCGAAGGCGTCGGGCATCGATGCGGCGGTCAAGGCTCTGGGCAACGCCCCGTTCGGCAAGTTCCTGCTCATCGTGGCCGCACTCGGCATCGCCGCATTCGGTGCCTACAGCTTCGTGCGCGCACGCTTCGGACGCATGTGA
- a CDS encoding YraN family protein, with translation MTFSKTSWTRAEIGALGERLAVEYLQSLGLRVLARNWRCRYGELDVIAADDAARTVVFVEVKTRTSDRYGGVEQAVTPEKVRRLRRLAGLWLARQDARWSEVRIDVIGVRIGRRPIPEIIHLQGVG, from the coding sequence ATGACGTTTTCGAAGACTTCGTGGACCCGCGCCGAGATCGGTGCACTCGGAGAACGGTTGGCGGTCGAGTATCTGCAGTCACTGGGGCTGCGGGTGCTCGCCCGCAACTGGCGTTGCCGTTATGGCGAACTCGACGTGATCGCGGCCGACGATGCCGCGCGCACCGTGGTGTTCGTTGAGGTCAAGACCCGCACCAGCGACCGGTACGGGGGCGTCGAACAGGCCGTCACACCGGAGAAGGTGCGTCGGCTGCGGCGCCTGGCCGGGCTGTGGCTGGCTCGGCAGGACGCTCGCTGGTCCGAGGTGCGCATCGACGTCATCGGGGTGCGCATCGGGCGGCGGCCCATCCCCGAGATCATTCACCTGCAGGGAGTGGGCTGA
- a CDS encoding DUF899 domain-containing protein, with amino-acid sequence MTESTTAAGRPPVVDVQTWRAALDDLRRREKAATRELDAIAAARRRLPMVQMADYTLIGADGPVRLVDIFDGRSQLIVYNHMWNDGAEWQCGGCTSLTSQYTRLDFLDNYDARFVIVTNGRIDEAIAYRNKVGNRMDWYSSSESSFGADVDAAPNEGFAFNVFLRDGDTVYRTWHTNGRGVEQLSYTFGLKDILPWGRQEEWLDSPQGWPSRPTYSGWLDSPDVARLYGSGG; translated from the coding sequence ATGACTGAGTCGACAACCGCAGCGGGCAGGCCCCCGGTGGTCGATGTTCAGACATGGCGTGCGGCACTGGACGATCTGAGGCGCCGGGAGAAGGCGGCGACGCGGGAGCTCGATGCGATCGCGGCGGCACGCCGGCGACTGCCGATGGTCCAGATGGCTGACTACACGCTGATCGGCGCGGACGGACCCGTTCGGCTCGTCGACATCTTCGACGGCCGGTCGCAGCTCATCGTCTACAACCACATGTGGAACGACGGCGCGGAATGGCAATGCGGCGGCTGCACCAGCCTCACGTCGCAGTACACCCGACTCGACTTCCTCGACAACTACGACGCCCGGTTCGTCATCGTCACCAACGGCCGCATCGATGAGGCAATCGCGTACCGCAACAAAGTCGGCAACCGGATGGACTGGTACTCCTCGTCGGAGAGTTCGTTCGGCGCCGACGTCGACGCGGCCCCCAACGAGGGGTTCGCCTTCAATGTCTTTCTGCGTGACGGCGACACGGTCTACCGCACCTGGCACACCAACGGTCGGGGTGTGGAGCAGCTCAGCTACACCTTCGGACTGAAGGACATCCTGCCGTGGGGGAGGCAGGAGGAGTGGCTGGACTCACCGCAGGGTTGGCCATCGCGGCCGACGTACTCGGGGTGGTTGGACAGCCCCGATGTCGCGCGCCTGTATGGAAGCGGTGGCTGA
- a CDS encoding ABC transporter permease, with protein sequence MTAAPPVPVPAAEPSRSEATVRPGPLVSATVAILVAATCIPLGYVAWGTVSVGWTRAYELVVRPRVGELLINTVALVFITVPLCVLIGVGLAWLTERTDLPGRGFWRPLFVAPLAVPAFVNSYAWVGVAPSIHGLWAGVLITTLSYFPFMYLPVAATLRRLDPAVEESARALGSDSVGVFFRVVLPQLRLAVLGGGLLVGVHLLAEFGAFAMIRFDTFTVAIFQQFQATFDGAAGSMLAGVLVLLCLALLVAEAAARGKIRFARIGSGAPRAAARNRLGHSTIPALAALTVVAVLSLGVPVWTLLRWLWIGGAEVWDFAELGNALAQTIGLAGTAAIITTVLAFPVAWVAVRSSGLLARAVEGANYVTSSLPGIVTALALVTVAIHYARPLYQSVALIVFAYVLLFMPRALVNVRAGLAQVPPSLEEASRSLGASPSATFLRVTLRLTAPAAAAGAALVFVAVATELTATLLLAPTGTRTLSMMFWSWSGELDYAAAAPYAVMLVLLAIPVTVLLFRQSMKVAAL encoded by the coding sequence GTGACTGCTGCTCCCCCCGTTCCGGTACCCGCCGCGGAGCCTTCGCGGTCCGAGGCGACCGTTCGGCCTGGTCCGCTGGTCTCGGCGACGGTCGCGATTCTGGTCGCTGCCACCTGCATTCCACTTGGCTATGTGGCGTGGGGCACGGTGTCGGTCGGGTGGACACGCGCCTATGAATTGGTGGTCCGGCCGCGGGTCGGCGAGCTGCTGATCAATACCGTCGCACTGGTTTTCATCACGGTGCCGCTCTGCGTGCTGATCGGTGTCGGCCTGGCCTGGCTGACGGAACGAACCGACCTTCCGGGACGGGGCTTCTGGCGTCCGTTGTTCGTTGCGCCGCTGGCTGTTCCGGCGTTTGTCAACAGCTACGCCTGGGTAGGTGTGGCCCCCTCGATCCACGGACTGTGGGCGGGAGTCCTCATCACGACGCTGTCGTATTTCCCGTTCATGTATCTGCCCGTCGCGGCGACCCTGCGCCGTCTCGACCCCGCCGTCGAAGAATCCGCGCGAGCGCTCGGGTCGGATTCGGTCGGAGTGTTCTTCCGTGTCGTGTTGCCACAGCTTCGGCTGGCGGTCCTCGGCGGCGGACTGCTGGTCGGGGTGCATCTGCTCGCCGAATTCGGCGCGTTCGCGATGATCCGCTTCGATACGTTCACCGTCGCGATCTTCCAGCAGTTCCAAGCCACCTTCGACGGTGCGGCGGGCAGCATGCTCGCCGGCGTTCTGGTCCTGCTCTGTCTTGCTCTCCTCGTCGCGGAGGCGGCCGCTCGGGGGAAGATTCGCTTCGCCAGAATCGGCTCGGGAGCTCCGCGCGCCGCCGCCCGGAACCGTCTGGGCCACAGCACAATCCCCGCGCTGGCCGCGCTGACCGTGGTGGCGGTCCTGTCGCTCGGCGTTCCGGTGTGGACGTTGCTGCGCTGGCTGTGGATCGGCGGCGCCGAGGTGTGGGACTTCGCAGAGCTCGGCAACGCGCTGGCCCAAACCATCGGGCTGGCCGGTACCGCCGCGATCATCACGACGGTGCTGGCCTTCCCTGTTGCATGGGTCGCGGTGCGGTCCAGCGGTTTGTTGGCCCGCGCAGTCGAGGGCGCCAACTACGTCACCAGCTCACTGCCCGGCATCGTCACCGCGCTCGCGCTTGTCACCGTCGCCATTCACTACGCCCGACCGCTGTACCAGAGTGTGGCGTTGATCGTATTCGCCTACGTCCTGTTGTTCATGCCGCGCGCACTGGTCAACGTTCGGGCCGGCCTTGCCCAGGTACCGCCGAGCCTGGAGGAAGCCTCCCGGTCGCTGGGCGCTTCGCCGTCGGCGACGTTCTTGCGCGTGACGCTTCGCCTCACCGCGCCTGCCGCGGCTGCGGGCGCAGCGCTGGTATTCGTCGCGGTGGCAACCGAATTGACCGCGACACTGCTCCTGGCACCTACCGGCACCCGAACGTTGTCGATGATGTTCTGGTCGTGGAGTGGTGAACTCGACTACGCGGCCGCCGCGCCGTACGCGGTGATGCTGGTGCTGCTGGCCATACCCGTGACCGTCTTGCTGTTCCGTCAGTCGATGAAGGTGGCCGCGCTGTGA
- a CDS encoding heme-binding protein, producing MKKSARRRPRVISMAVACALGVSAAVISAPAATAADCTASGLSTVAGGVLAEAGGYLAAHPGANNVLTAAATAPPDVARSDVRGYFTSNPGEFLDLRRIAAPLQDLRNQCGIAVSPGQLATLFDTMSGA from the coding sequence ATGAAGAAGTCAGCCCGCCGCCGACCGCGCGTCATCTCAATGGCCGTCGCCTGTGCGCTCGGGGTCTCCGCAGCCGTCATCTCCGCGCCCGCCGCGACCGCCGCCGACTGCACCGCCAGCGGGCTGAGCACCGTCGCGGGTGGTGTGCTGGCCGAGGCGGGCGGCTACCTCGCTGCCCATCCAGGTGCCAACAACGTCTTGACCGCCGCCGCCACGGCGCCACCCGATGTCGCGCGCTCCGATGTGCGGGGTTACTTCACGTCCAACCCCGGCGAGTTCCTCGATCTCCGGCGCATCGCTGCTCCACTGCAGGACCTGCGAAACCAGTGCGGTATCGCGGTCAGCCCAGGGCAGCTCGCTACGCTGTTCGACACGATGTCGGGAGCCTGA
- a CDS encoding ABC transporter ATP-binding protein codes for MVDIRGLAKSFNGHVVLDHIDLQLAQGSMTAVVGASGCGKTTLLRLIAGFETPGDGTITIDGRQIASPKRAVAPHKRNVGYVAQDGALFPHLTVGQNIAYGIRGEGRDKVNDRVHELLETVSLDRSFAARRPHQLSGGQQQRVALARALARQPVLMLLDEPFSALDTGLRASTRKAVSKLLAAAGVTSLLVTHDQEEALSIADQVAVMRDGRFTQVGSPQLVYQQPNDRFTAEFLGDSITLPCVVSSGMADCAIGRVAVRADDGPGTLLLRPEQLVAKVVSDSGELEGVGRVLAVEFLGHDVLLTIDPAGDIEPIVVRQASLEPPPIDAKVRIEVVGSGVVFT; via the coding sequence ATGGTCGACATCCGAGGACTCGCGAAGTCGTTCAACGGCCACGTCGTGCTCGACCACATCGACCTGCAGCTGGCGCAGGGCAGCATGACCGCGGTCGTCGGCGCCTCCGGCTGTGGGAAGACGACGCTGCTGCGGCTCATCGCCGGTTTCGAGACGCCGGGTGACGGCACGATCACCATCGACGGCCGCCAAATTGCGAGCCCGAAACGGGCGGTCGCACCGCACAAGCGCAATGTCGGCTACGTCGCGCAGGACGGTGCACTGTTCCCCCATCTGACTGTCGGGCAGAACATCGCCTACGGTATTCGCGGCGAAGGCCGCGACAAGGTGAACGACCGTGTGCACGAACTGCTCGAAACCGTCTCGCTGGACCGATCATTCGCGGCGCGTCGTCCACATCAGCTCTCGGGTGGCCAGCAGCAACGTGTTGCGCTGGCCCGGGCCCTGGCACGGCAGCCGGTGCTGATGTTGCTCGATGAACCGTTCAGCGCGCTGGACACCGGGCTACGCGCGTCCACGCGGAAGGCGGTCTCCAAGTTGCTCGCCGCTGCCGGCGTCACGTCGCTGTTGGTAACCCACGACCAGGAGGAGGCGCTGTCGATTGCCGACCAGGTCGCGGTGATGCGCGACGGCCGCTTCACTCAGGTCGGCTCACCTCAGCTGGTCTATCAACAGCCCAACGACCGCTTCACCGCCGAGTTCCTCGGCGACAGCATCACGCTGCCATGCGTGGTCTCCTCCGGGATGGCCGACTGTGCCATCGGACGGGTGGCGGTACGCGCCGATGACGGTCCCGGAACGTTGTTGCTGCGGCCCGAACAGCTTGTGGCGAAGGTCGTTTCGGACAGTGGCGAGTTGGAGGGCGTCGGTAGGGTGCTGGCTGTCGAATTCCTCGGCCACGACGTGCTTTTGACCATCGATCCTGCTGGTGACATCGAACCGATCGTCGTACGTCAGGCCAGCCTCGAACCGCCGCCGATCGACGCGAAGGTGCGCATCGAGGTGGTCGGCAGCGGAGTCGTGTTCACGTGA
- the dprA gene encoding DNA-processing protein DprA codes for MTDEIARAWAYLSRVAEPPCPELRALARRVGPVEAAERVRSGAADDTVGRVVEARRQIDCAAEDLEVLDRMGGRLITADDVEWPLLAFNSFRGIDDRPQAHEPMVLWVVGPVSLDEVSNRAAAIVGTRAATAYGEFVAADLAEGLVTRDAAVVSGGAFGIDGAAHRAALAADGLTVAVLAGGVDVPYPAAHAAMLRRVRDQGLLISEYPPGERPARHRFLTRNRLVAALAGATVVVEAGARSGAANTAAWARALGRSVCAVPGPVTSSVSVGCHALLRAGANVVTRAEEVIELIGHMGEFAPDEHRPVSVLDGLGDIDKRVYDALPGRGSRTADEVAVAAGLPPMQVLGPLAVLELSGLVVRREGRWKLARPT; via the coding sequence ATGACTGACGAGATCGCACGTGCGTGGGCCTATCTGTCGCGCGTCGCGGAGCCGCCGTGCCCGGAGCTGCGCGCGTTGGCAAGACGAGTCGGCCCGGTGGAGGCCGCCGAACGGGTGCGCAGCGGCGCAGCCGACGACACCGTGGGCCGGGTGGTCGAGGCAAGACGCCAGATCGACTGCGCAGCAGAAGATCTAGAGGTACTGGACCGGATGGGCGGACGGCTTATCACCGCTGACGATGTCGAATGGCCGTTGTTGGCGTTCAACTCCTTCCGCGGCATCGACGATCGGCCGCAGGCACACGAACCGATGGTGCTGTGGGTTGTCGGACCCGTGTCCCTCGACGAGGTTTCCAACCGGGCCGCCGCCATTGTCGGCACCAGGGCTGCCACCGCATACGGTGAGTTCGTTGCGGCCGATCTCGCCGAAGGTTTGGTGACACGTGATGCGGCGGTCGTTTCGGGCGGGGCATTCGGGATCGACGGTGCCGCTCACCGCGCCGCGCTGGCGGCCGACGGATTGACGGTCGCGGTTCTCGCGGGCGGAGTCGATGTGCCGTACCCCGCCGCGCATGCCGCGATGCTGCGGCGCGTTCGCGATCAGGGCCTCTTGATCAGCGAGTATCCACCCGGCGAACGTCCCGCTCGGCACCGCTTTCTGACCCGTAACCGGTTGGTCGCCGCCCTAGCCGGTGCCACTGTCGTCGTCGAGGCGGGTGCTCGCAGCGGTGCGGCCAACACCGCGGCCTGGGCCCGTGCGCTCGGCCGCTCGGTGTGCGCCGTGCCGGGGCCGGTTACGTCGTCGGTGTCGGTGGGATGCCACGCCCTGCTGCGGGCCGGTGCCAATGTGGTCACCCGCGCCGAGGAGGTGATCGAATTGATCGGCCACATGGGCGAATTCGCTCCCGATGAGCACCGGCCGGTGTCTGTGCTCGACGGCTTGGGCGACATCGACAAGCGGGTATACGACGCGCTGCCTGGCCGAGGGTCCCGCACCGCCGACGAGGTCGCGGTGGCCGCCGGCTTACCGCCGATGCAAGTGTTGGGTCCGCTGGCGGTGCTCGAGCTGTCCGGTCTGGTGGTGCGCCGGGAGGGTCGGTGGAAGCTCGCTCGCCCGACATGA